The following proteins are co-located in the Gossypium hirsutum isolate 1008001.06 chromosome A02, Gossypium_hirsutum_v2.1, whole genome shotgun sequence genome:
- the LOC107927345 gene encoding ras-related protein RABA5e yields the protein MSDDETVEEYLFKIVIIGDSAVGKSNLLSRFARNEFNAHSKATIGVEFQTQSVEIDGKEVKAQIWDTAGQERFRAVTSAYYRGAFGALLVYDISRRATFHNVARWLDELNSHSDTTVARMLVGNKCDLENTREVSLDEGKSLAESEGLFFIETSALDSTNVWTAFEIVIREIYNNVSRKVLSSDSYKAELSVNRVSLVNDDELKQSKTKYACCSS from the exons ATGTCAGACGATGAAACAGTGGAAGAGTACTTATTCAAAATAGTGATAATAGGAGATTCAGCCGTCGGTAAATCCAACCTCCTTTCTCGATTCGCACGAAACGAGTTCAACGCTCACTCCAAAGCAACCATTGGAGTTGAGTTTCAAACCCAGAGCGTTGAAATCGATGGAAAAGAAGTTAAAGCTCAGATTTGGGACACTGCGGGCCAAGAACGTTTCCGGGCTGTAACATCGGCTTATTACAGGGGTGCTTTCGGTGCTTTGTTGGTTTATGATATTAGCCGAAGAGCTACGTTCCATAACGTTGCTCGGTGGCTTGATGAACTTAACT CACATTCGGATACAACAGTGGCAAGGATGCTGGTAGGGAACAAATGCGATTTGGAAAACACACGGGAAGTGAGCTTAGACGAAGGTAAAAGCTTGGCAGAATCCGAAGGGTTGTTCTTCATCGAGACGTCTGCGCTCGATTCGACCAATGTCTGGACTGCGTTCGAGATCGTTATCCGAGAGATCTATAACAATGTGAGCCGAAAGGTTTTGAGTTCGGATTCGTACAAAGCCGAGTTAAGTGTCAACAGGGTAAGCCTAGTGAATGATGATGAGTTGAAGCAATCTAAGACCAAGTACGCATGTTGTTCTTCATAG